One candidate division KSB1 bacterium genomic region harbors:
- a CDS encoding methyltransferase, with product MDTSLGTFEYKDKSFDDSQDIVVATRPEVFLPTSTTTVLLSGVRKLVNPNAASALDLGCGCGIGAVVLTKSILPKATVYASDISAEAVKLTKYNAENAQLIIDCRCGSMFEPWAGMKFDLIVDDVAGMSEPIARRSRWYPPHIHSDAGEDGTRWIVSILSQAPEFLTPKGQIFFPVLTLSNESKIVDTAQNHFAKVELVTEQWYPLGSDLLPHLNLIEDLMAKGHLEIKKKGSRWLWATKIYCATNHA from the coding sequence TTGGACACCTCACTGGGGACATTTGAATACAAAGACAAAAGCTTCGACGATAGCCAGGACATTGTCGTAGCAACCAGGCCAGAGGTTTTTCTGCCAACAAGTACGACTACCGTACTGCTGTCCGGCGTACGTAAATTGGTCAACCCAAACGCGGCATCGGCGCTGGATCTGGGCTGTGGCTGTGGAATCGGCGCCGTAGTTTTGACAAAATCGATTTTGCCGAAAGCCACGGTGTATGCTTCAGATATCAGCGCAGAAGCTGTGAAATTGACAAAATACAATGCGGAAAATGCTCAGCTCATCATCGATTGTCGATGTGGCAGCATGTTTGAGCCATGGGCAGGAATGAAATTTGATCTGATAGTGGACGATGTTGCGGGCATGTCCGAACCGATTGCCCGGCGCTCACGTTGGTATCCGCCCCACATCCACAGCGATGCCGGAGAGGATGGCACTCGATGGATCGTGAGCATTCTATCACAGGCACCAGAGTTTCTCACGCCAAAGGGGCAGATATTCTTTCCGGTTCTAACACTGTCGAACGAATCCAAAATAGTAGACACCGCTCAAAATCATTTCGCAAAAGTCGAACTGGTCACCGAACAATGGTATCCACTCGGAAGTGATTTATTGCCCCACCTGAATTTGATCGAGGACCTAATGGCCAAGGGTCACCTAGAAATAAAA